Within the Oceaniferula flava genome, the region GGCAAGATCGAGATCCTCGAACCTTGGCAGTCGCTGATAGCCGCCGAGAGCTTGGAAAATATCGCGCCGAATGAAGATCGCCTGATCGCCATATGCCCAGAAGGTTTTCCGCACCCTCCAGCCGGCCCAGGCGCTGGTGATCTTGAGCAGTGGATGGTCGCCACTGAACTCGCGATCAAAGCAACCCATGGAAAACCCGGACTCAATCCGATCGATCACCGCCCTGCAGCCGTCGTCCGGCAGCAGGGTGTCGGCATGTAAAAAAAGAAGCGTCTGCCCGCGTGCGACCCGGGCGCCCGCATTCATCTGGCGTGCCCGGCCGGGGGGGGAGTGAACGATGGTCAGAGGGAACTTTTGCGCGACCTCCAGCGTGCCATCATGGCTGCCTCCGTCACAGAGAATGATCTCGATCTCAGGGCCGGTGACGTGCTCCGCAGTGAGCTGGGTCAAACACGCGCGAAGCCCTGCAGAATCGTTCAACACGGGGATGATGACACTTAATTTTGGCAACGGTGTAGTCACTTTCATTTTTATGAATAATAATCGAATGATTCCATTGCCTGAGCGTCTGACTGGGAGTATGCTGCTCTGCGCCTAGGAAGACCATGTTCCTACAGCAGGTCAACACAAACCATTCCTGCCTCAACCTCGATCTCTATACCCCTGTGACATCCAAACCTGGAGAAGCTTATAAAGTCATGCTGTTGCTCGCATCGGCAGTCTTAATCGTAACGGGGCTGAAGTTGGCGCAGACATTTTTCATCCCCGTCTGCCTGGCCTTTTTCATCGCTGCGGTGAGCTTTCCTATCACCAACTGGCTGCGCGAGCACAAGGTGCCCCGGTTCTTTGCCGTGTTCATCACCGTGCTAGTGGTATTTGCCTTCCTGACCGGGGTCATCGTGGTCAGCTCCATGCTCGTCAATGACCTCGCATCGGGTGACCGACTGCAGCAATACGGGAACAAAATGTATGAAGTCGCCCTGAACGCGGGCGCCCAGCTGGAGGAGTGGAAAATCGAGGGGGCTCAGGAGGAAATTAAAAAGTTCCTGACCGCCGAGAAAATTGGCGACTTCTTCAAAGACAACATCGCCTCATTCCTGGCCAAGATTTTGGACATCGTGAAGGTTTCCTTCATTGTGCTCATCCTGTTAGTTTTCATGCTCAGTGAAGCCCGCTTGTTCGGTCGACGTTTCGAATCGATCGTGGAAGCCAAGGGACCCAACCTGCAGCGCATGCTCACCGCCACGCGCGACATCCAAAAGTATCTTGGAATCAAAACCATGATCAGCATCGCCACCGGAGGCTTGGCCGGCTTGCTCTGCTGGGCGGCGGAGATCGATTTTCCTCTGCTCTGGGCGATCCTTGCCTTTGGCCTGAACTACGTGCCGGCAGTGGGCTCGATCATCGCGGGGATTCCTCCTGTGTTGCTCGCTTTGCTCACTCATGATGCGCGCCATGCGGTTGCCGTGGCCTGTGGGTATCTCGTGATCAATGGTTTCCTTGGAAACTTCATGGAGCCTGCCTTGCTAGGTCGCCGTTTCGGACTTTCCACCGTGGTGGTGGTGATCTCCGTGCTCTTCTGGGGCTATGTCTGGGGGCCAGTGGGAATGCTGCTCGCAGTGCCGCTGACCATGCTGGTCAAGGTGGCCATGGACAGCAGTTACGAACTCCGCTGGCTGGGCGTCGCCATCAGCCAGGGAAAGATGGCGAACCACGAACAAGAACGCCGGATCATCAACGAGTCCGCCAAGGCTGGCAATTCCGGCGATCAAGCGAAGTCGGAGAAAAAAACCAAGGAGCCTGCCGCCGAGGTGTCTCAGCCGCCAGTGGTCACTCCCGAAGGCTTGTAAGCCGCAAAAACCGGCAGCAAAAGCTACTCCGCTTTTTCCAAGGCCGCCAAGGTGTCAGTGAGGTGCAGGGAACAGCGCTCGGCGAAGACTTCCACGGAAACTTCACGACCACATTCGCTCTCCACACTGGTCATGGAGACCCCCGCGATACCACAGGGGGTGATGGAGAGGAAGCCAGTGAGCGATTCCTTGGTGATGTTAATGGCAAAGCCGTGCATGCTGATCCATCGGCGCACTCCGACACCGATCGAGGCCAGTTTGCGGTTTTCCACCCACACGCCGGTCAACCCGTCGCGTCTTCCCGCCGGCACATCATACTCGGCACAGGTGATGATCAGAGCTTCTTCGATCGCGCGGATGTAGGCATGGAGGTCACGCCCGAGCGGTTGCAGGTTTAAAATCGGATAGCCGGTGAGCTGGCCAGGTCCGTGGTAGGTCGCTTGGCCACCACGGTTGATCTCTACCACCGGATGGGGGAGCATGGCGGTGTTTTCACCGAGCGATGTCTGATCGCGGGTGCGACCGATGGTATACACGGGCGCGTGCTCCAGGGAGAGCATCTGGTTGCCGCTGGTGCCATCGAGGATTTGCTGCACGATGGCCTGCTGCTTTTCCAGTCCTTCTTGATAATCCACGCCCTGTCCCAGCCAGTGATGCTCCAATTGCATGGCGCAGTGCTAAGGCCTGACGGCGGGGGAGACAAGTGGCAATCCGACGCATTGTGCTCTTTTTCCATCGCAGCGATTCCTTGCTTCCATCAGCGATGCAGCCTCCGGCTCGCTAATTATTTCGTATCTCTTAACTAACGGAAAGCACTACATATGGAGCAATTCCCTAGAAAACACACCATATAAGCGATTTTTGCCGTATTTCACTTGGTGTCAATGAGATCGCCTTTATATTGCGTTGACCGTGCGGAAGGCCTCGCGCCCGTGCAGGTCTCGCTCGCTCAAACCCCGTTCTCCGAACTGCCATGTATTTAAAATCTCTCGAACTCCACGGTTTCAAATCCTTCGCGGACAAGACCAAGTTTGAATTTCATCCCAACGGCGTCACCGGCATTGTCGGTCCGAACGGCTGTGGTAAATCCAATGTGGTGGATGCCATCCGCTGGGTGCTCGGTGAAACTTCCGCCAAGGCACTGCGTGGTGGGGAAATGGCCGACGTGATTTTCAACGGCACCGATAAAAGTGGCACCAGCCGCGCCCGCGCCGCTCTAGGTATGGCCGAGGTGACCATGACTCTGGCCGACTGTGAAGAAACCCTGAGTGTGGATTACAACGAGGTGGCAATCACCCGTCGGGTGTTCCGCGATGGCAAATCGGAATACCGCATCAACGGCACACTCTGCCGCCTGCGCGATATTCACGAGCTGTTCATGGATACGGGCATTGGCCGGACCTCCTACTCGATCATGGAGCAGGGAAAAATCGACATGCTGTTGTCGTCGAAACCCGAAGACCGCCGCACCGTGTTCGAGGAAGCCGCGGGCATCACCAAGTTTAAGAAGGAGAAGAAAGAGGCGCTGCGTAAATTGGAATACACCGAGGCGAACCTGCTGCGTGTTTCCGATGTCCTCGCCGAGCAGGAACGCCGGATGAACTCGCTCAAGCGCCAAGTCGCCAAGGCCCGCCGCTATCAGGAACTCGCCAAGGATGTGCGCATCCTCGATACCCATCTCGCGCATCGCAAGTTCACCGAATACACCGCGGAGCTTTCGGAGTTGGAGAACTCGATCCACTCGCTCGAAGTGCGCGAGACCGAACTCGAAGTCGGCCTTCCGCAGAAGGAGTCCGCCGTGATCGAGGCCCGCGACGCCGCCCAGAGCCTGGAGTCCGAACTATCCGAGATCCGCCAGCAGCTGAATCACCACACTAACTCCGCCAGCGCCGCCGAGAGCCGGATCGCTTTCAACAAAGAGCGTCAAAGCGAGCTGGAGGCGCGCGTCAGCCAGAACCAGAGCGATATCTTGGAGGCTCAGAATAAACTTGAGCAGCAGCAGTTTGATTACGCCGAGGCCGAGAAAACCCTGGAGGAGCTGAGCCATCGTATCGAGTCCCAACAGACGCAGTTGGCCGAACATGAATCCCGCGCCGCCGTCCAGCGGGCCGAGCGTGAGGAAAAAGAAGCCGTGCTCCGCAGCCTGCGCAACGAGGCGAACAGCACCCAGAGCGTGATCGCCGCCAGCCAAGCGAAGATTGAAAGCGCGCTGTCCCAGATGGAGAACAGTCGCGAGCGCTCAAGGAAGCTGAGCGAGGAACACGATCGCCTCCAGGCCGAGCACGAACAAGCGGTGATGGAGCAGGAGAAAATCTCCGCAGAACTGAATGGTCGCCGCGATAAACTGGCCACTTTCGAAGAGGAAAAAGACACCACCGAGCGTGCCTTCCAACACTCCCGCGGAGGTCTTGATGCCGCCCGTGAAGCGGCTTCGGTAGCCCACAAGGAGCTGGCGAAAACTTCCTCCCGCCTCGATGTCATCAAGCAACTCGTCGACAGTGGCGAGGGATTCCAGAAAGGCACCCAGGCGGTGCTCAAAGGCCTCGATGAGCCAGAGTTTTTCAACAACGGTGTGAAGGGCGTCCTCGCCGGCCTGATTGAGGTGCAGCCGGAATATGCCGTGGCGGTGGAGGCCGCTTTGGGTAGCCATTTGCAGTCGGTGTTGGTCACCGATTCTAACTATGCCCAAGCGATCATTGATCGCCTCACCGAGAAAAAACTTGGCGAAGCCGCCATCATTCCTGCCGATTTTGTGGCACCGACGGCCAGTGGTCAGATGATGACCGTGCCGGATGGCGCCGAGACCTGGGCCATGGACCGGGTCAAAGCCGATGCCAAAATTGCTTCGGTGATTGAGAATTTGTTAGGCAAGGTGTTGATCGTCAGCGATCTCACCACCGCTCTGGAAATGCGCAAGTCGCTGCCGGATGTCACCCTGGTCACGATGCGCGGTGATGTCTGTTCGCCGGAAGGCACCGTCAAGGGCGGCATCAGCACCGGCAAGCAGAATTCCGTGTTGGAGCGCCAGAATGAAGTGCGTAGCCTGGAACTCGAGGTCGCCGAACTGGAAAAGGCCGAGGAGCAGGCTCGCAATCACTTGGTGACCTTGGAAAATCAAGTGTCCGAGCAGCGTGAAGCCGCCGAGGCCGCCCGCGATCGTCTCCAGCAGGCGCGCGTTGAGGAATCGACCCTTCAAGGTCAGCTCACCTTGGCGAATCGTGAGGTGGAATCGCTGGAAAGCAAGATCTCCAGCGTCGCTTGGGAGCGCAACGATATCAAGGAACGTGAGGACAATGCCTTTTCCGGCAGGGAGGCCTTGGAAGCCGACCTCAGTGCCGCCCGCGCTCGCCAAGAGCAGTTGGAAGCTGATCAGGTCAAGCTCGCTGGAGAGCTGGAGGAAGCCAGTCGTCGTGAAAACGAAGCCGTTTCCCAACTTCAGGAGTTCCGCACCAGCCTGGCCGTTGAACGCCAGGCATTGGAGGCCGCCGAGCAGCAACGCTCGCCAATGGCTGCCCGACTCGAAGAGCTGCGCCAGATCAGCACGCGCCGCGACGAGGAAATTGCCAGTTTCAAAGAGCGCATGGAAACCGCCCTCAAGGAGAACGCGGAACTTTCCGAAACCATCGAAATGCACCGTGCGGAAGCGCGCGATCTTGAGCAGTTGTTAGAAGAGACCTCCGCCAGCCGGGGTGGCCTGCATCAGGCGATTGAAAGCTCCGAGAAGGAACTCTCCGAGCTGCGCCGCGAATGCTCGAAAATCACTGAGCAAAAAGGTCGCGAGGAAGTGGCAGCCACCAAGATCGGTCTGCGTCTCGAGAACCTCAATGAGATGGTCATGGAGCGCCATCAGCTGGAGCTGAAACATTTCCGTCCGGACGCACACGCTCTGCTTTCCTGCCTGCAGGAACGTGCGAAACAATACGATCGCCAACAGCAGCGCCGTGCCGACAACGAGCAGGACGCAAGCGAAACATCGACAAGCGACGAAGTGGCCGATCTTCCTGGCGACTCCGGTCCGGACTGGAGCCTGGTGGAAACCATCGTCACCGACCTCAAACGTAAGGTCGATTCCATGGGGCCGGTCAACGTCGACGCCATCGAGGAATACGACGAGCTCGAAGACCTGCACAACAACCTGCGTAACCAGCACGATGACCTGGTCAACTCCAAGACCGAGCTGGTCGAGGTGATCGAGCGGATCAACATCGAAACCAAAAAGCGTTTCACCGCAACCTTCAACCAAGTCGCCGCCAACTTCAAAGAGATGTTCAAGGTCCTCTTTGGCGACAAGGCCATTGCCAACCTGGTGCTGGTGGACGAGGACGACCCGCTGGAAAGTGGCATCGATATCATCGCCAAGCCTCCGGGTAAAAAACTTCAGTCGATCACCCTGCTCTCAGGCGGTGAGCGCTCGATGACCGCTGTGGCACTGCTGTTCTCCATCTATCAGATCAAACCCAGCCCATTCTGTGTGCTGGACGAGCTGGACGCGCCACTCGACGAGGCGAACATCAACCGTTTCCTCAAGGTGCTGGACAAGTTCATCAATAACTCCCAGTTCATCATCGTCACCCACAGCAAGCGCACCATGGCCCGAGCCGATGTCATCTACGGGGTCACCATGGAGGACTTTGGTGTTTCCAAGCCGGTGGGCATGCGCCTCACCGACTCCGAAACCGCCAACAAAACCGAAGCCAAAACCGCCGCCCAAAAAGCCGCGCTGGAGCTGGATGCGTGATCGCTCGTTTCCGGTCATGAGCGGATGATCGGTGTGTCGTCCGAGGGAGACCTCCGCCGCCAGATGCAGCTGAGGCAGTGCGCCGCATGACAAAGAAAAACCACACTCTGCAGCTGCAAAGTGTGGTTGAAAAGAAGAGGACGATGTCCCAATTTACTTCCTGCGACGAAGAATCAGAGCCAATCCTCCCAGGCCGAGCAGAGCGGCAGAGGAGGGCTCGGGGACTACTTCGAGGGTGACACTTTCGTAAACCCCGTAGGACTCCGAATCTTGAAAGTAACCTTCAAAGCGGTATTCCTGGGTGAAGTCGAAAGCACTGGCGAGGGTGCCGCTTTGGCTTACACCGTCAACGGAGTAAGTGTAATCCAGCCCATTGGCAGCGACGGAGATCACAATGTCCTGAAAGCCTGCGGTGCTATCTACGTTCAGTGAGTTGTCCACATTGGTTCCTTCGAAAGAGAGACCTGTGTCCGAGCTGCCGTGGACCGCCGTAAAGGCAATGGTATCGCTGCCTGTGAATACACTGGAATTGCGCGCTTGTGCAACAGTCGAAGGCACGAGACCGAACATGGAATGCGAAGCATTGCCACTTACAATGGCTCCCGAAAGAAGATCGTAGCTGACTGTGAGTGTGAAGCCGCCAGTTAAATCATAGCTGTCGGTCGTGAAGAAGTTCCCTCGGTCGTTGTGCCCTGAGGACGGAACTGTGAGGTTACCGTCATCTGTCATACTCAGACCCGTAGCGCCACCACTGCCATTTCCGGCAACGATTTGCGACAGTCCTCCGCCGATGCCGGTATTGGTAGCCAAGCCGTCGTTGTCGAAATTATCTTGCTAGACAACGGTGGCCGATGCCGATCCTGCGCTTGCTAATGCGGCTAAAGCCCATAGCGTTTTTGTTTTTAGTTTCATAATTAGTGTGTGTTCTTATTTGAGGGGATGTCAGCATGAGGAAATACCAAGCCGATTTGTCGAAGCCGACGATGGTATCCGAACATAAACAATAACTGATCATCTATTAGCACACACAGAGAATGGTGGGATGTGTCAAAGTATCTAGTTGCGGTTACCTGGGTTAGTGATTGATCTTGAGTTAGTTGTGAAGGTGGGGGCGAGTCCATCGCCAATTGGGATGGCAGATCCAAAGGATTGGATAAGCTGGGAAATGCCCGTTGTGCTTGTGAGGCTGGATCATATTTTGCCTGGGACGCATTCCTTGGTTTTTTGAAAGTTGTCTTTTCGGCGCTTGGTATCAATGATCTTCAAGCACCAAGTAGGCAATGAATTACAATCTAACAAAAACTCTCCTGACGATGACGGCGTTTCTCTCCCTCGCGTCTGTGCAAGCGGAGCAGCCGAACATTCTTTGGCTTACCTTTGAGGATACCAGCGCGTATGAATTTGCGTGCTATGGGAACCCTGACGTCGCTACTCCCAACGTGGACAAACTGGCAGAGACAGGCATCCAGTTTATGCAGGCCAGCTCGACAGCTCCGCATTGTTCTCCGGCACGCTCCACCTTGATCACAGGCTGTTATGCCACCACCTTTGGCATGGATAACCATCGTCGCCGCTGGAACACACCAGCAGGGATTTTTTACCCGGAGATCATGCGTAAGGCTGGTTACTTCTGCACCAATAATTACAAAACCGATTACAATACCACGCGCAATCATAAGGCGATCTGGGACGAGTGCGGGAGAAGTGCGACGTATAACAGTCCCAAGCGGAAAAAGGATCAGCCGTTCTTCGCTGTGTTCAATGCGAACATCACCCACATGAGTCGACTCACCAGTGTGACCCTGGAAGGCCGACGCGATTTCGCGGCAAAGGGGCTCGATCCCGCAAAGCTAAAACTGCCACCTCATGTGCCGGACCTCAAGGAGACCCGCTCCGACTACGCCTTTCACCTGGAAGGGGTGCAGGATGTGGATCGATGGATCGGGAGTTTTCTCAAGGATTTGGAACAACGTGGATTGTTAGAAAACACGATCATCCTGGTCAATTCCGACCACGGTGGCTGTTCGCCCCGAGGGAAAGGCTTCCCTTTTGAATCTGGATTGCGCGTGCCGATGGTGCTGCGTTTGCCCGCGAAGTATCAGCACTTGTCGAAGCTTAAGCCTGGCAGTCAAACGGATCGCTTGGTCGGTTTTGTCGATGTCGCCCCGACCTTGCTCAGCTTGATGGGGCTGAAGCCACCGGCAGCGATGCAGGGGAAGGCATTCATGGGGCCCTACGAAGAGGCTCCTCGGAAATGGCAGTTCGGTTTTCGCACGAATCAGGAAAAACATTACGATCCATGTCGATCGGTCTCGGACGGGCGGTGGAAATACATCCGTTCTTATCTGCCGATGAAGCCGTTTAATTTGCGCAATGCGTTTCAGTGGCAAATGCCATCGAACTTGGCTTGGGATGCGTATGCGCTCAAGCATCAGAGCCCCGAGGCCGGCGAGCCCAATCCGGCATGGATGCAACCTTATCAAATGAAGCCGGCTGAAATGTTGTTCGACCTCAGCAAGGACCCCTTCGAGTTGAACAACCTGGCCGGCGATGATCGCTATGCGGACATCTTGACGAAAATGCGCAGCGCGGTTTCCAAGCATGTGCGCGAGACTCGCGATCTGGGGTTTTTCCCACCGACCACGAAAGAGAAGAAAAAG harbors:
- a CDS encoding TIGR04283 family arsenosugar biosynthesis glycosyltransferase, translating into MKVTTPLPKLSVIIPVLNDSAGLRACLTQLTAEHVTGPEIEIILCDGGSHDGTLEVAQKFPLTIVHSPPGRARQMNAGARVARGQTLLFLHADTLLPDDGCRAVIDRIESGFSMGCFDREFSGDHPLLKITSAWAGWRVRKTFWAYGDQAIFIRRDIFQALGGYQRLPRFEDLDLAIRAKAHGRWTVIDSPVISDARRFRHGTLRRVLGDFLLTIAWLSGIIKK
- a CDS encoding PEP-CTERM sorting domain-containing protein (PEP-CTERM proteins occur, often in large numbers, in the proteomes of bacteria that also encode an exosortase, a predicted intramembrane cysteine proteinase. The presence of a PEP-CTERM domain at a protein's C-terminus predicts cleavage within the sorting domain, followed by covalent anchoring to some some component of the (usually Gram-negative) cell surface. Many PEP-CTERM proteins exhibit an unusual sequence composition that includes large numbers of potential glycosylation sites. Expression of one such protein has been shown restore the ability of a bacterium to form floc, a type of biofilm.) — encoded protein: MATNTGIGGGLSQIVAGNGSGGATGLSMTDDGNLTVPSSGHNDRGNFFTTDSYDLTGGFTLTVSYDLLSGAIVSGNASHSMFGLVPSTVAQARNSSVFTGSDTIAFTAVHGSSDTGLSFEGTNVDNSLNVDSTAGFQDIVISVAANGLDYTYSVDGVSQSGTLASAFDFTQEYRFEGYFQDSESYGVYESVTLEVVPEPSSAALLGLGGLALILRRRK
- the lipB gene encoding lipoyl(octanoyl) transferase LipB, whose protein sequence is MQLEHHWLGQGVDYQEGLEKQQAIVQQILDGTSGNQMLSLEHAPVYTIGRTRDQTSLGENTAMLPHPVVEINRGGQATYHGPGQLTGYPILNLQPLGRDLHAYIRAIEEALIITCAEYDVPAGRRDGLTGVWVENRKLASIGVGVRRWISMHGFAINITKESLTGFLSITPCGIAGVSMTSVESECGREVSVEVFAERCSLHLTDTLAALEKAE
- a CDS encoding sulfatase family protein — translated: MNYNLTKTLLTMTAFLSLASVQAEQPNILWLTFEDTSAYEFACYGNPDVATPNVDKLAETGIQFMQASSTAPHCSPARSTLITGCYATTFGMDNHRRRWNTPAGIFYPEIMRKAGYFCTNNYKTDYNTTRNHKAIWDECGRSATYNSPKRKKDQPFFAVFNANITHMSRLTSVTLEGRRDFAAKGLDPAKLKLPPHVPDLKETRSDYAFHLEGVQDVDRWIGSFLKDLEQRGLLENTIILVNSDHGGCSPRGKGFPFESGLRVPMVLRLPAKYQHLSKLKPGSQTDRLVGFVDVAPTLLSLMGLKPPAAMQGKAFMGPYEEAPRKWQFGFRTNQEKHYDPCRSVSDGRWKYIRSYLPMKPFNLRNAFQWQMPSNLAWDAYALKHQSPEAGEPNPAWMQPYQMKPAEMLFDLSKDPFELNNLAGDDRYADILTKMRSAVSKHVRETRDLGFFPPTTKEKKKGVALYDWVRDTGYDLEPLFAAAELASLPDASSRDQLISYVGAAEPEVRFWGAYGLGLLAERGELTECPAPLRKAVSDSDSSVAAAAALACCLAGETKIGMDALIQGLATHRGEAKDPFYSALETLSWMPSQQATLRAYLEPIQKTGGFPAKSISINLGDQSLESMFGQKARKKGILVNKDLRDQQPMP
- a CDS encoding AI-2E family transporter, producing the protein MFLQQVNTNHSCLNLDLYTPVTSKPGEAYKVMLLLASAVLIVTGLKLAQTFFIPVCLAFFIAAVSFPITNWLREHKVPRFFAVFITVLVVFAFLTGVIVVSSMLVNDLASGDRLQQYGNKMYEVALNAGAQLEEWKIEGAQEEIKKFLTAEKIGDFFKDNIASFLAKILDIVKVSFIVLILLVFMLSEARLFGRRFESIVEAKGPNLQRMLTATRDIQKYLGIKTMISIATGGLAGLLCWAAEIDFPLLWAILAFGLNYVPAVGSIIAGIPPVLLALLTHDARHAVAVACGYLVINGFLGNFMEPALLGRRFGLSTVVVVISVLFWGYVWGPVGMLLAVPLTMLVKVAMDSSYELRWLGVAISQGKMANHEQERRIINESAKAGNSGDQAKSEKKTKEPAAEVSQPPVVTPEGL
- the smc gene encoding chromosome segregation protein SMC, coding for MYLKSLELHGFKSFADKTKFEFHPNGVTGIVGPNGCGKSNVVDAIRWVLGETSAKALRGGEMADVIFNGTDKSGTSRARAALGMAEVTMTLADCEETLSVDYNEVAITRRVFRDGKSEYRINGTLCRLRDIHELFMDTGIGRTSYSIMEQGKIDMLLSSKPEDRRTVFEEAAGITKFKKEKKEALRKLEYTEANLLRVSDVLAEQERRMNSLKRQVAKARRYQELAKDVRILDTHLAHRKFTEYTAELSELENSIHSLEVRETELEVGLPQKESAVIEARDAAQSLESELSEIRQQLNHHTNSASAAESRIAFNKERQSELEARVSQNQSDILEAQNKLEQQQFDYAEAEKTLEELSHRIESQQTQLAEHESRAAVQRAEREEKEAVLRSLRNEANSTQSVIAASQAKIESALSQMENSRERSRKLSEEHDRLQAEHEQAVMEQEKISAELNGRRDKLATFEEEKDTTERAFQHSRGGLDAAREAASVAHKELAKTSSRLDVIKQLVDSGEGFQKGTQAVLKGLDEPEFFNNGVKGVLAGLIEVQPEYAVAVEAALGSHLQSVLVTDSNYAQAIIDRLTEKKLGEAAIIPADFVAPTASGQMMTVPDGAETWAMDRVKADAKIASVIENLLGKVLIVSDLTTALEMRKSLPDVTLVTMRGDVCSPEGTVKGGISTGKQNSVLERQNEVRSLELEVAELEKAEEQARNHLVTLENQVSEQREAAEAARDRLQQARVEESTLQGQLTLANREVESLESKISSVAWERNDIKEREDNAFSGREALEADLSAARARQEQLEADQVKLAGELEEASRRENEAVSQLQEFRTSLAVERQALEAAEQQRSPMAARLEELRQISTRRDEEIASFKERMETALKENAELSETIEMHRAEARDLEQLLEETSASRGGLHQAIESSEKELSELRRECSKITEQKGREEVAATKIGLRLENLNEMVMERHQLELKHFRPDAHALLSCLQERAKQYDRQQQRRADNEQDASETSTSDEVADLPGDSGPDWSLVETIVTDLKRKVDSMGPVNVDAIEEYDELEDLHNNLRNQHDDLVNSKTELVEVIERINIETKKRFTATFNQVAANFKEMFKVLFGDKAIANLVLVDEDDPLESGIDIIAKPPGKKLQSITLLSGGERSMTAVALLFSIYQIKPSPFCVLDELDAPLDEANINRFLKVLDKFINNSQFIIVTHSKRTMARADVIYGVTMEDFGVSKPVGMRLTDSETANKTEAKTAAQKAALELDA